A region of the Myxococcus stipitatus DSM 14675 genome:
CGGGCCCCCGGTGCGCATCGCCGCGGGCACCACCGTGCGGTCGCTCAACATCGGCGGCGCGTTGAAGCCGGAGACCTCCGTGTGCAGCTGCGACACCAGCAGCAGGAACGACGACAGCTCCTTCGTCTGTCCATCCTTGTCCGGCGTCATGAGCTGGACGACGGGACGGAAGGCCGACAGCTCCTGGCGCAGGGGCTCGTAGTAGGGGCCCTCCATCGGGCCGATGCCCGCGCCCGTCGACACGTCGCGGAGCATCGCCACCAGCTCCGACGTCGGCTGCGTCACCGCGGAGAGCTCCGAGGCCAGCGTCGTCGTCAGCGCCGTGAAGCGATAGTCGCGGTACTTCACCAGCAGGTCCTGCCGGTATCGCTGCCCGAAGTTGGAGACCTTCTTCAGCACGTAGCCCTGGCGCTGCGCGGCCTCCGCGCGGGAGAGCTTCGAGTCCGTCATGCGGATGGTGAACTCATCCACCAGGGGCCGGATGTCGGTCTCGAAGTTCAGCCACTCCGAGCCATGGTTCGAGGGCATCGCGTCCACATGCCCCACGTCCAGCGTATCGCCGATGGAGATGCCCAGCCCGTTCTCCTGGGCGGACGCCACCACGCCGGACGGCAGGCCCAGCAGGCGCCGGCTGAACGGATTCTGCCCCTGCTCAATCTGCCGCAAGAGCTTGTCCAACAGCACGCGCGACAGCTCCTTGGGGCGGAACTCGAAGGACTGCTGGAGCACGCGCACCTCGATGCGCGCGTCCGCGTTCGCGGGCACGAAGAGGCCGCCGGTGCGCGTCAGGAGCTCCGCCGTGGACATCTCCTCGGCGGCCTTCAGGCCCGCGTCGATCTCCTCCTCCATGCGCAGCACCGCCGCCAGCATGGCCTGGTGGTCCCGGTGCCAGTCGAGCGAGTCGAGCGTGTTCTCCACGCCCTTGAGCGTCGCCTGGCTCTCCGGCGAGCCGGACGCGTCGAGCAGCGCCAGCAGCTTGTGCGCGGACGTATAGGAGATGCTCTGCGCCAGCGTTATCTGGAGCCGCTGACGCTCACTCGCGAGCGTGCGCCACTGCTCCAGGTTCAGCTCGCGAGCCCCCAGCACCAGCTGCAGGCGCATGAGGTGGTCCCGCCACGGGCCCAGGTAGCTCTCCTCCCGCAGCCACTGGTAGGGCCACTTCATCCAAGGAACCTGCGCTTGCGTCTGCATGCCCGCGCGCCAGGCCTGGTCGCTGGAGATGATGTAGTCGCCGACGACCTCCTCGCGCAGACCGGTGGCCTGCATCCAGTCGCCATCCTTCCCGGTCGCACGCGTGCCCAGGAGGTCCAGCGAGTCCGCCGCCCAGTTCCAGCGCTTGCGGTACTGGCTGTCCAGGCTCGACAGGAGGAAGCGGCCCATGTCGTCGCCGCGCGCCGAGCGAGCCACCGCCATCAGGTGCAGCATCTGCTCGGGGCGGCAGAGCGTCTCCCGCTCACACCGCTCGTCCACCTGCGTGGGCGTGAAGAGGGAGCGGCCTCCTCCCAGCTCCGACGGCGAACAGCCGGGGATGAGCGGACCGCAGCGCTCACACTGCTCCTGGCACCGCTCCATGAGGGGCTTGAGGTACGAGAGCCGGACGGTGTTGGCCAGCTGCGCGCGGAGCACCTCCTGCTCGTCGAGGAAGCTGTGGTTCAGCGGAGGCCAGAAGCGCTTGGCGGCGAGGAGCGCGTCCATGGCCTGCATCGCGCCCTGGCCCTTGTCCACCACGACCTCGCCCGAGGCCGTCAGGTGCTGCTGCTGGAGCCGCTGCACCGTGGAGTCGAAGTCCGCCATGTGCCGCTGGGCTGCTTCGAGCCGGCCGTGGAAGTTCGCATACGCGGCGAGCACGGGCAGACACCCCAGCGCCAGCAGGGCCGCGCAGCGGCGCAGGTGCTTGCCGCGATAGAGCGAGCGCAGCTCGATGTTCCGCTTCTCCGCCGCGATGGCGAACACCCCCATCGAGCGGGCCTCGGCGTAGGGGGACGACAGGTACACCCGCGACAGCTCCGGGCGGTAGGACAGCGCGCCGCCCTCCCACAGGCCGCTGACGAAGCGCGCGAGCGCCGCGAAGGAGTCACCGCCCCGCGCGTAGAACTCCTCCAGCCGCCCGAAGGCCTCCACCGACAGCGACACCAGGCCCAGCGCGAAGTACTGCTCCAGCGGCTGGAGTCCCGCGGCCAGCTTGCCTTCCTCCCCCGGAGGCGGCACGTCCCAGTGCAGGGGGATGCCATGGCCGCGCAGGAGCTGGGCGAAGTCCTCGAAGCCCACCAGCGAGTCCATGTGCGTCAGGCACAGCCGCGTCTCGACGGCGCCCTTGCTCACCTCGCCCAGCAGGTTGATCTTCCCGCGCACCAGCTGGATGAAGCGGCGCACCTCGTCCGGCGGCGTCTCCGCCAACCAGCGCGTGTCCAGCGCCACGACGACGCGCCCGCGCTGACGCCGGAAGCTCGAGCGCCACAGGCGCCGCAGCGCACTGCGCGCCTCCTGCGTGTCGTCCTCCAGCAGCGACGCGGAGACCTCGTGCACCACCTTGTCGGGCCCGAGGAAGATCTGCAGCAGCGGGTCCGACGTGTAGCTGGGCATGAACTGGCGCTCCTGCCTGCGCCAGTCCACCTCCAGGTCGATGAGCGTCGTCTTGCCGGCTCCCGCGGGGCCCATCACCACCACGGTGGGGAAGTCCATCACCGCCACGCGGTAGCGCAGGGGCAGCGCGCGCAGGAACTTCTCCTGGATGCGCAGCAGCGCCTTGGACTCCAGCTTCTTGCGAGGCTCCGCGGCGGGCGCGGCCGGCCGGCGCTTGCGCCACCACCACACCAGGCCCACCACCAGCGCCAGGGCCAGCAGCACCCCCAGCCCGATGAGAATCCACGTCAGATAGGGGCGCGCTGCTTCCGCCGCCGTCGTCGCCGCGTTCGCGGCCGCACTCGCGGTCGCCGCGGCCGCAACCTTCTCGCCCGCCATGGCTAGTCCCTCTTCCCGCCCGCTTGTGCGCGGGCCGCGAGCTGAAGACCTTCCATCACGTCCTCCAGCCGCTGAAATGTCGACTCGAGCTGCACGCCCCATGCCTCCCGCTCCTTGAGCGAGAGCCGCGCGCCACCGGGGCCCGGCTCCAGGGCCTTGGCGCCTTCGCGCACCACGTCCAGCAAGGGCTTCGTCCCTTCACCGAGCGAGCCCAGCGAGGCTGTCACGGCCCGCTCCAGCCGCTCCACCAGCTCGGCCATGCCCGGGGTGGGCGTTCGGGGCGGTGTCTTGGGGGAGGTCATCACAGGTGTCTCAGTTGGAGAGGTGCCAGAGCACCACGGGCAGCGCGACGATGATGGCGAGCGTCACCGCGTAGTAGCGCCAGGGGAAGTCGTACAGCGTGGGCGGCGGGGCGGCTTCCTCGGTCGCCACCTGGGGCGCGACGGCCTCCGGGCGGGGGATGCGCGCCACCAGCTGCTCGCGGTACTCGCGCAGCCGCGCGGGGTGGCCGACATACCGGCCCGTGAAGCCCGCGGTGAGGCAGAAGTGCAGCATCTCGAAGAGCAGGGGCGCCGTGTCCTGCCGGCGCAGGCACGTGTCGGCCAGCTCGTAGAAGAGGTCTCCGCCGGAGTCCAAGCCGAACACGCGCAGCTGCAAGAGCGGCCAGTGCTGGGCGTCGTCGTTCGCCAGCCGCCCGAGCACCTTCTCGTCCAGGAGGAACGCGAACGGCTGCAGCACCTTCTCCACGTCGTCGGAGCGCAGGTCCGTGCCCAGGGCGATGCGGAGCTTCTCGACTTCGACGACCAGGTCGCGCGACAGCGCGTCCATCGCGCCCGGAGACAGGTGGTCGCGGTAGGCCGGGTCCAGGTTCGCCGGGCCCAGCTCGCGCGCCAGGGTGTCGTCCACATGGCGGTAGGCCAGGAGGATGGCCTTCCAGTGCGTCAGCTTCATGTCAGGAGACTCCCGGGAGGGCGAGGGGACCGGTCCCCGCGATGGTGGCGCGAAGCTCCACTGCGGCCTCGTGGTTCCATGAATCCAGCAAGTCCCGTACCCGCGTGAGGAAGCACACCACGAGCGGCTCGAAGCCGGGCTCGAAGGGCTCCACCACCACCTCGTACACATGCCGCAAGCCCGAGCCCCGCATGGCGCTGTCCGGCACGCGCGACACGGTCAGCTCGCGCAGCAGCGGCAGCACGCGGCGGAAGGGGCCCTCCGCGGGCGTGCCCAGGTGCTCGAGCACGGAGCGGAGCTCCTCCAGCCCCAGCGTGGCCTGGGCCTTCCAGGCGAGGAGCTGGGTGAGCGCGGTCAGGTCGTCGCGCAGGGGGCTCTCGCGGTCCGGCTGGAGCTGGCCGACCAGGCGCCAGTCCAGGCCCTCGAGGTGCCGCCCCGGCACGCTCACCGACATCCGCCCGGAGGCATCCGAGGCGAAGCGCGGCTGGTGCCACAGCGCCTCCACCACCAGCTTGCGCGGCGCGGCGAACGCCTCCGGCATGCGCAGCACCAGGTGCGGCGAGGGGCCATGCTCCGTCGGGACCTCCTCCACCTCGTAGGCGGGGCCCGAGCCGGGCAGGTGCGCGGGCCGCAGCGGCGTCAGGCCCGTCTTCGTCATCTCGAACACGCCCGTCACCGAGTGCAGCGCCAATTCCCGCCCCGCGCTCATGTTGCGGATGGGGTGCTCGGAGCGGGTGCCGTCGGTGGTGATGACCTGGGCGGGCTCCGCGCGCAGGTTCTCCACCGGCACCGCGAAGGGCACCAGGAAGTCGGGCCGGTGCGAGCGGCCCACCGTCCACTCCTGGGCCAGGTCGAAGCACAGGCTGAAGCGCCGCCACGCCCCGCGGGTGGGCGCCACGTCGACGTGGATGAAGAGCTCCGTCTCCGGGAAGAGGAAGAACGAGCGCAGCCGCTGGAGCGGATGCGAGAACGACGACGAGTCCTCCGGCGAGGGGGCCTCGCGGTCGAAGGACACGTCGCACTTCGTGCCCGTGGAGTGCTCGTCCGCCAGCGCGTCGTACACCACGCTGATGCCCCGCAGGTGCTGGCGCAGCGAGTGGAACACGGCGAGCGACGGCAGGTACTCGTCCAGGTGCCGCACGTGCAGGCTCAGCGTTCCCACCGCGTCCGAGCGCTCGTGGCGGGACTCGAA
Encoded here:
- a CDS encoding type VI secretion IcmF C-terminal domain-containing protein, giving the protein MAGEKVAAAATASAAANAATTAAEAARPYLTWILIGLGVLLALALVVGLVWWWRKRRPAAPAAEPRKKLESKALLRIQEKFLRALPLRYRVAVMDFPTVVVMGPAGAGKTTLIDLEVDWRRQERQFMPSYTSDPLLQIFLGPDKVVHEVSASLLEDDTQEARSALRRLWRSSFRRQRGRVVVALDTRWLAETPPDEVRRFIQLVRGKINLLGEVSKGAVETRLCLTHMDSLVGFEDFAQLLRGHGIPLHWDVPPPGEEGKLAAGLQPLEQYFALGLVSLSVEAFGRLEEFYARGGDSFAALARFVSGLWEGGALSYRPELSRVYLSSPYAEARSMGVFAIAAEKRNIELRSLYRGKHLRRCAALLALGCLPVLAAYANFHGRLEAAQRHMADFDSTVQRLQQQHLTASGEVVVDKGQGAMQAMDALLAAKRFWPPLNHSFLDEQEVLRAQLANTVRLSYLKPLMERCQEQCERCGPLIPGCSPSELGGGRSLFTPTQVDERCERETLCRPEQMLHLMAVARSARGDDMGRFLLSSLDSQYRKRWNWAADSLDLLGTRATGKDGDWMQATGLREEVVGDYIISSDQAWRAGMQTQAQVPWMKWPYQWLREESYLGPWRDHLMRLQLVLGARELNLEQWRTLASERQRLQITLAQSISYTSAHKLLALLDASGSPESQATLKGVENTLDSLDWHRDHQAMLAAVLRMEEEIDAGLKAAEEMSTAELLTRTGGLFVPANADARIEVRVLQQSFEFRPKELSRVLLDKLLRQIEQGQNPFSRRLLGLPSGVVASAQENGLGISIGDTLDVGHVDAMPSNHGSEWLNFETDIRPLVDEFTIRMTDSKLSRAEAAQRQGYVLKKVSNFGQRYRQDLLVKYRDYRFTALTTTLASELSAVTQPTSELVAMLRDVSTGAGIGPMEGPYYEPLRQELSAFRPVVQLMTPDKDGQTKELSSFLLLVSQLHTEVSGFNAPPMLSDRTVVPAAMRTGGPDAPAAAEESGRQLVDLLSPLGRVGLSMLLDEEGSYLRKVDAWLDKQGILGELRRPFREPFLVTRELGRAELERVLEEQWEWRFRTLLTPLMRRYPFAVEASQELDPTELDVLKRKDGAFWQFVNQVLSPVVEERGTEWMLRRPLRQQLAVPPRMLAMLSRLSKLARLLWTEEGKPKPLMLQVRPLPLPPSGDSGFVTMSFLKCGEAASFGFNQTPAWQDFALAWWEPRSASVGVELRVPGREGKRYRSTELSRSSWNCFRILDAATFDAEQNAIWPLPGPDGSEHSEIRLRFGMRGGPWTLFQEVTR
- a CDS encoding DotU family type IV/VI secretion system protein, with translation MKLTHWKAILLAYRHVDDTLARELGPANLDPAYRDHLSPGAMDALSRDLVVEVEKLRIALGTDLRSDDVEKVLQPFAFLLDEKVLGRLANDDAQHWPLLQLRVFGLDSGGDLFYELADTCLRRQDTAPLLFEMLHFCLTAGFTGRYVGHPARLREYREQLVARIPRPEAVAPQVATEEAAPPPTLYDFPWRYYAVTLAIIVALPVVLWHLSN
- a CDS encoding type VI secretion system baseplate subunit TssF — protein: MTRPTDRLHQDFLEEMASLERFRQRFHERYPAAPLEREDPDVRRLMEAMAFFSVQTRHATLHNLRATWRRLFAGFFDFLLEPLPTRAVVEALPGGKMGEPILLPRGTELRLTPSQGEPGTFRLQRDLRVLPVELESTEVRPLVRGGHRLILTFESRHERSDAVGTLSLHVRHLDEYLPSLAVFHSLRQHLRGISVVYDALADEHSTGTKCDVSFDREAPSPEDSSSFSHPLQRLRSFFLFPETELFIHVDVAPTRGAWRRFSLCFDLAQEWTVGRSHRPDFLVPFAVPVENLRAEPAQVITTDGTRSEHPIRNMSAGRELALHSVTGVFEMTKTGLTPLRPAHLPGSGPAYEVEEVPTEHGPSPHLVLRMPEAFAAPRKLVVEALWHQPRFASDASGRMSVSVPGRHLEGLDWRLVGQLQPDRESPLRDDLTALTQLLAWKAQATLGLEELRSVLEHLGTPAEGPFRRVLPLLRELTVSRVPDSAMRGSGLRHVYEVVVEPFEPGFEPLVVCFLTRVRDLLDSWNHEAAVELRATIAGTGPLALPGVS